The following are from one region of the Cydia pomonella isolate Wapato2018A unplaced genomic scaffold, ilCydPomo1 PGA_scaffold_202, whole genome shotgun sequence genome:
- the LOC133533728 gene encoding cuticle protein 7-like, whose protein sequence is MFSKIVAFGALLAAANAGLLGHGHAVSSQSIVRHDEGHYAPAHYAAPAHYASAHYAAPVVHAAPIAHYAPVAHYDHHDEYAHPKYDYAYSVADPHTGDHKSQHESRDGDAVHGFYELVQPDGSVRKVEYTADDHNGFNAVVHNSAPSIHAAPAHDYHHY, encoded by the exons atcgTAGCTTTCGGCGCACTCCTGGCTGCGGCCAACGCCGGCCTCCTCGGCCATGGCCACGCTGTGTCTTCCCAAAGCATCGTCCGTCACGACGAGGGTCATTATGCCCCAGCTCACTATGCCGCCCCGGCTCACTACGCCTCGGCTCACTACGCCGCTCCCGTAGTCCACGCCGCCCCTATCGCGCACTACGCCCCTGTTGCTCACTACGATCATCATGACGAATAC GCTCATCCCAAATACGACTACGCGTACTCCGTAGCTGACCCGCACACCGGCGACCACAAGTCGCAGCACGAGTCCCGTGACGGCGACGCCGTGCACGGCTTCTACGAGCTGGTGCAGCCCGATGGCTCCGTGCGCAAGGTCGAGTACACCGCCGATGACCACAATGG TTTCAACGCTGTGGTTCACAACTCAGCCCCCTCTATCCACGCCGCTCCCGCCCACGATTATCACCACTATTAA